The nucleotide window TTCTAACATTGAAAGGGCCTGCTGTTGAAAGTCTTTCATTTTGGCGATCGCATAATCGAGTCCACCATTATTCTTCACATAAGCTATTACCTCCTTAACCCTTTTCTTGTCCTTATTATGGTTCTTAATAGAATTAATAAGCCATCTACGGTCCTTCTCGTGGGCTTTATTAAGAACATGAATCAGGGGAAGAGTCATTTTTTGCTCTTTAATGTCAATACCAGTTGGTTTACCTATTTTTTCCTCACCATAATCAAATAAATCATCTTTAATTTGAAATGCCATCCCTATAAGTTCCCCAAATAAGCGCATAGATTCCACATCCTCAGAATTGGGTTTTACAGAGGCTGCACCCAAACTGCAACAAGCAGCTATCAGCGTGGCTGTTTTTTGCCTTATAATATTGTAATATACTTCTTCGGTGATATCTAGCTTTCTAGCTTTTTCAATTTGAAGTAATTCACCTTCACTCATTTCTCTAACCGCAACAGATATAATCTTGAGGAGATCAAAATCATTATTATCTATTGACAACAGAAGTCCCTTAGACAACAAATAATCACCAATAAGAACAGCAATTTTATTTTTCCAAAGAGCATTTATAGAAAAGAAACCTCGGCGCCTGTTACTATCATCCACCACATCGTCATGAACTAAAGTGGCAGTATGTATTAATTCTATAACAGATGCCCCTCTATAGGTACGTTCGTTAACCTCACCTTTATTAAGCATTTTTGCCACGAGAAAAACAAACATCGGTCGCATTTGTTTACCCTTTCTATTGACTATATAAGTAGTAATTCTATTGAGAAGTGCTACCCTACTAGACATTGACAACAGAAACTTTTGCTCAAAAAGCTCCATTTCAAATGCGATTGGTAGTTTTATCTGTTCGGTAATCTTCAAAATTTAGTCTTGCGGCTAGATTGCCAAAGGTATATAAATGCTAATTGTTCAGCAACAGTAATAATTAACTGAGTTAATTAAAAAATCAATGCTTGTTGGCTAATTGACCGCAAGCGGCATCTATATCCTTACCCCTAGACCTTCTTACTGTTACAGTAATATTATTTGCCTCTAATGTATTGATATAAAGTTCTAAAGCTGAATCATCGGCCTGTTGAAAATCTCCATCATCAATGGGGTTGTATTCAATGAGATTTACCTTACTCGGAGCAAATTTGCAAAATGCAACTAAAGCATCAACATCTTTTTTGCTATCGTTTATCCCTTTCCAAACCACATATTCATAAGTAATTCTATTTTTAGTCTTTGCGTACCAATATTCCAAGGCTTCTCGCAAGTCAGCTAAGGGAAAAGTGGCATTAAAAGGCATAATCGATGTTCGAACCTCATCGATAGCAGAGTGAAGTGAAACCGCTAATTTGAATTTAACTCCATCATCAGCCATTTTTTTTATCATTTTTGGCACCCCGGAGGTTGAAACAGTAATACGTTTTGGGGACATCCCCAAACCCTCTTCAGAAGTAATTTTATCAATTGCTTTGATGACATTATTATAATTCATTAAGGGTTCGCCCATTCCCATAAAAACAATATTGGAAAGAGGCCTATCATGATATAATCTGCTTTCTCTATCTATAGCTACAACCTGATCATAAATTTCACCAGGATTTAGGTTGCGCATGCGCTTTAAACGCGCCGTAGCACAAAATTTGCAGTCTAAGCTACAACCAACCTGTGAGGATACACATGCTGTTGTACGTTTTGCCGTCGGTATAAGAACAGATTCAACAACCAAACCATCATGTAATTTTACAGCGTTCTTAATGGTTCCATCCGAACTACGTTGTATTTGATCTACCGCGATATGATTAATTATAAAATTGTTTTCCAACATCTCACGCGTTTTGAGTGAAATATTGGTCATATCGTCAAAGGAGTGCACACCTTTACTCCATAGCCATTCGTAAACTTGATTTCCTCGAAAAGCCTGATCCCCTTCAGCAACAAAGAATTCTCGTAGCTGCTCTTTGCTTAGTGCTCGAATATCCTTTTTTATTGTTGCCATTATTTAAATTTAAGAGAGAAAAAACCCCCAAGAAATGGGGGTTTAAATATTATATAATTAGCATGGCATCACCATACGAATAAAACTTATATTTTTCCTTTACAGCCTCTTCATAGGCCTTCTTTATAAAATCATGACCCGCGAAAGCTGAAACCATCATTAATAAGGTCGATTTTGGTGTATGGAAATTGGTAACCATACAATTAGCTATACTAAAATCATAAGGTGGGAAAATGAATTTATTGGTCCAACCTGCAAATTCATTTAATGTTCCATTGGAAGATACTGCACTTTCAACAGCTCGCATAACGGTTGTACCTACGGCACACACACGTTTTTTTTCCTTAATTGCATTATTAACTACATCTGTAGCAAAGGTATTGATATAAACTTCTTCACTGTCCATTTTATGTTTACTTAGGTCTTCAACCTCAACTGGGTTGAATGTACCCAAACCAACATGAAGCGTAATTTCTGGAAGATGAACTCCTTTGATCTCCAAACGCTTCAATAAATGTTTACTGAAATGCAATCCAGCGGTTGGTGCCGCAACTGCTCCTTCTTCTTTAGCATAAATTGTTTGGTAACGCTCCTCATCTTCAGGCTCCACTGCCCTCTTAATATATTTTGGAAGTGGTGTTTCACCTAATTCAGTTAATTTATGTCTAAATTCACTATAAGACCCATCATATAAAAAGCGTAAGGTCCTTCCTCTTGAAGTTGTGTTATCTATAACCTCGGCAACTAAGGTTTCATCGTCGCCAAAGTAAAGCTTGTTTCCAATTCTAATTTTACGTGCCGGATCTACCAAAACATCCCAAAGACGCTGTTCCTCGTTTAGTTCGCGAAGTAAAAAGACTTCGATTTTTGCACCCGTCTTTTCCTTATTACCATAAAGTCTTGCAGGAAAAACTTTGGTATTATTCAAGATCATCACATCTCCTTCATCAAAATAATTTATTAGATCTTTGAAGTACTTGTGCTCAATGGTTTGCTTTTTTCTATCAAGCACCATTAAACGTGCCTCATCCCTAATTTCAGACGGGTGTTCGGCTAATAATTCTTCAGGTAATTTAAAATTGAAGTGTGATAATTTCATGTTAAGATATTTTGGTTTCCCTAACCTTTGTGGTTTTTATTTACTTATTTCAAAAAGGCTACAAATATAAGGTCTCAACATAGGGCTTGTCAAGTATTTAAGGGATTATTATGAAGAAATCTTAAATCCTATACTTTCTAGATCCTTCCAATAGTCTGGATAGGATTTATTCACAACCTCCGCATCATTGATTTGAAGAGGGATTTTGATACCCAGAGGAGCAAATGCCATTGCCATTCTGTGATCATTATAGGTATCGATTTCAACATCTTCCTTTAGATGATAAATTGCTTCAAGTTTTAGACTATCCTTATTACACTTAATAGTTCCGCCTAATTTTTCAATTTCTATCCTCAAGGCCTCTAATCGGTCCGTTTCCTTTATTTTTAAGGTATGTAGACCCGTGAGATAACAAGGTCGACCTAATCCCAAACAGGTAACTGCAATTGTTTGTGCAATATCGGGTGCGTTTCTAAGATCTAATTGAAGCGGAGAGGCATTTTCTACCTCCATCAATTTTTTCAAGATCATTTTGTTGTCCCGAAAAGAAGTTTCAACTCCAAACTTTTCGTAAATCTCAATTAAAATGGAATCCCCTTGAAGAGAATCTAATTTATAATGCTGTAAGCCTATTTCGGTACCTGGTTTACCTAGTGCCACAATACTATAAAAATAGGAAGCTGAAGACCAATCAGATTCAACAATAAAAGTAGCTGAGACTTTATTTTGAAAGGATTCAATAGTTATTACGTGATCAGAAAAATTACATTCTACACCAATGTCTTGCAATAACTTCTGGGTCATTTTTATGTAGGGAACTGATGTTATTTCACCTACCAATGTTATTTCAAGTCCATTTGGCAAACTAGGTGCAATAAGCATTAAAGCAGAGATATATTGACTACTTACATTAGCTTTCATAGAAACTTTGCTATTCGTCAATTCTTTACCTGATATTTTTAAAGGTGGACAACCCTCAGTCTTAAGATATGTTATTTCTGCTCCAAGGGAATTCAATGCATCTACAAGCACTGCGATCGGACGCTCTTGCATCCTTGAAGAACCAGTGAGAATAACATTTCGATTAGGGCGAGAGGCAAAATAAGCTGTTAGAAAACGCATTGCTGTACCAGCATGATGAATATCCACTACATCCCTGTTCCCAGATATTCCCTTACTCATCATTTCAGAATCCTCAGAATTCGAGATATTGTTGATCTGAAGCCCCGGAAATAGAGCTTGCAACAGTAATAACCTATTCGATTCGCTTTTTGAACCCGTAATTATTAGGCTCGAAGGGGAAATTATTTCGGATGGACTGATCTTAACTTTCATAGGGACGCAATTTACCCAAAATAGAGAAAATCAACCCATCCGATTATTTTAATTTTTCATTGTTATGGTGCCTATCGTGATCCCTTTTGGTTTTATTATCCATTCTTCGATCGAAAGCAGCCTGCAAATCAACACCAGTTTGGTTAGCCAAGCATAACACAACAAACAATACATCTGCCAATTCTTCACCCAAGTCTTTACCTTTATCCGATTCTTTCTCGCTCTGCTCTCCATAACGTCGAGCAATAATACGCGCAACCTCACCGACTTCTTCGGTAAGTTGAGCCATATTGGTGAGCTCATTAAAGTATCTCACTCCATGATCCTTGATCCATTTATCAACAATAACCTGGGCGTTTGCAATATTCATTTCTTTTAAATTAAATTTTATCCTTTGAATCTATAATTATGGTAACAGGTCCATCGTTTATGAGAAAAACCTGCATATCAGCTCCGAATTTACCAGTTTCAATATTTCCAGAGAATGAAGCTTTTAACTCATCTAAAAATTGATTGTATAAAGGAACCGCAATATCTGGTTTGGCAGCCTTAATATAACTCGGACGATGTCCTTTTTTTGTGCTCGCATGAAGGGTAAATTGACTTACCAATAGAATCTCCCCACCTATGTCGGTTACAGATCTATTCATAATACCATCCCCATCATTAAAGATGCGAAGGTTAACTATTTTATTGATAAGCCATTCTATATCTTCCTTACCATCGTCATCTACAATCCCTAATAAAACTACCAATCCAGGACCTATCTCCTTCGTTTCAATGCTATCGATGGTAATTTTTGCTTCAGTAACTCTTTGAATGACAACTTTCATTCGTTATCCCAAATATCAGTTCGGTAATTTTCTTCTTCACCATCAAGAATTTGAAGATAGCTCCTATAACGTGAAAATGCAATTTCATCCTTTTCCAGGGCCTCCTTTACTGCACATTTAGGTTCTTCAAGGTGCAAACAATTATTGAATTTACACTCAGATTTTAAAGCGAAAAATTCTGGAAAATAATCCCCAACTTCCTCCTTTTCCATATCTACAACCCCAAATCCTTTTATACCGGGAGTATCTATAATTTGTGCCCCAAAACTTAAATCGAACATTTCAGCAAAGGTAGTCGTGTGCTGACCTTGCAGGTGTTGGGCTGAAATTTCCTGTGTTTTTAGTTCTAAACCTGGTTCAATTATATTTATTAATGTAGATTTTCCAACCCCAGAATGGCCAGCGAACAAACTCACCTTACCCATCATCATTTCCTTAATCTTATCCACATTTTTGCCTGTAATTGCCGAGACACCTATACATTCATAACCAATCTGCCTATAAATATGTGCTAAATATCGAACCTCGTCTAATTCTTCTTCGGTATAAGCATCTATTTTGTTAAATACCAATATTGGCTTTATAGAATAGGCTTCTGCTGTTACCAAAAATCGATCAATAAAACTTGTGAAAGTAGGAGGGTTACTCACGGTAATTAACAGGAAAACCTGATCTATATTCGCAGCAATAATATGTACCTGCTTAGAAAGATTCACCGATTTACGTATGATGTAATTTTCTCTATCGTGTATTGAAGTAATCACTCCCGTAGTTTCATCATTCAGAGTTTCCAATTCAAACTCAACAATATCACCTACCGAAACAGGATTGGTACTTTTAATGCCCTTCATGCGAAACTTACCCTTTATTCTGCATTGGTAAAATTCCTCCTCTGTGTTTTTAACGGTATACCAACTTCCTGTTGATTTGTAAACTCTGCCTGTCATTATAGGTTTAAAATATTTCTAAAAAGCACGATTTCGTTTGGCAAAATTGCAACAAATTTTTTAGGGAATAATCAAAACAGGTTTAAATATAAAATCCCGCTCGAGCGGGATTTTAATTTATGCATTGATGATTTTTTCTTGGTGATTAATAGATTCCTGATGTATCGCTTTAAAAACTCTTAAAATAAATTCCTCACTTAAATTCTTTTCTTCTCCTTGAAGAATCATTTTGCCAAGAATTTCATTCCAACGTTTTGTTTGTAATACAGCAACATTATGCGATTTTTTCAAAGCCCCAATGTCATCTGCTATTTTCATACGTTTACCCAGCATATCAATTAATTGATGGTCAATTACGTCAATTTGAGTTCTAAGGGTATTGATTTTGTTTTTAAATTCTGCTGCTTCACCTACCTCTTTCCTAATTCGAAGATCGCGCATAATTTCCACTAAAGTATCAGGGGTAATTTGTTGAGCGGCATCACTCCAGGCATTATCAGGATCGTAATGAGTTTCAACCATCAATCCATCATAATTTAGGTCCAAAGCTGTTTGACATAGATCGAAAATAATGTCTCTTCTTCCTGCTATATGCGATGGATCTAAGATTAATGGCAAATCAGGCATTTTATTTTGAAGATCAATGGCCAACTGCCATTCTGGATTGTTTCTATACCTCGTTTTCTCATAAGTTGAGAAACCTCTATGTATAACCCCAACATTTTTAATATCTGCCGCATAAATTCTTTCAACAGCACCCAACCACAATGATAAATCTGGATTCACCGGGTTTTTTATCAATACAATTTTGTCGGTACCTTTTAAAGCATCAGCAATTTCCTGAACAATAAACGGACTTACAGTAGTTCTCGCACCAATCCATAAAATATCAACATCATGCTCTAGGGCCAAATCAACATGGTTTGCATTTGCAACTTCTGTTGTTGTTAGCATACCAGTTTCTTGTTTTGCTTTTTGAAGCCACTTTAATCCTAAGGCGCCAACCCCCTCAAAATTTCCTGGTCGAGTTCTAGGTTTCCAAATGCCTGCTCTTAAAACAGAGGCATCGGTATCTTTCAATTGATGTGCAATCTTTAAAACTTGATCTTCAGTCTCAGCACTGCAAGGTCCAGCAATTACTAATGGGTGATCTAACCCAAAATTGTCTAACCAAGACCTCATTTCTTTCTTGTTTTCCATTTCTAAAGTATTATGTAATTCCGTTTAATATATCTTTAATTCTATTAGTGTTTTTCATTTCAAGGTAGACATCCTCATATTTATCACTCTCCATTAAATCCATAAAATGCTGTAAGTTTTTAATGTAAGCGTCCAAGGTTCCTATAATGTTTTCTCTATTTTGTTTGAAGATAGGAGTCCACATTTCTGGAGAACTTTTAGCCAACCTTACTGTACTTGCAAATCCACTGCCTGCCATATCGAAAATATCTTTTTCGTTTTTCTCTTCATCTATCACTGTTTTACCTAGCATAAAAGAACTTATATGGGATAGATGGGAAACAAAGGCGATATGTTTATCATGAGGTGCTGGATGCATGTATCGTATTCGCATACCCATTTCATTGAACAATTTTAGGGCTCGCTCTTGTAATTTGAACGCGGTCTTTTCTACTTCACAAATAATATTGGTCTTGCCTTCAAATAAGGTTGGTATTGCAGCTCTTGGACCAGAAAATTCTGTACCTGCAATAGGATGGGCAGCCAAAAAATTACGCCTTTTCGGATGATCTTCAACAATTTTACAAATGTCATATTTAGTAGAGCCAACGTCAATTACCAAACCATCATCAGATACCGCGTCCAAGACTTTTGGCAACTCATTCACGGTTGCATCTACTGGAATTGCCACAACTACCAAATCAGCATCCTTAATGGCTTCATAAGAACCCGCTTCATCTACCAAATTAATCTCAACAGCCATTTGGGCATGATCGGGATTACTATCGATACCAATAATTTTGCAGTTAGGGTAAAGCTTCTTAATGCCTAAAGCAAAACTTCCGCCTATTAACCCCGTACCTATAATGCAAACATTTTTCATCTCAATCGTGCTAAAGCTTCTTCTAAATCTTCAGTTCCTCCACAAAGTGAAAACCTTATATACCCCTCCCCATTACTTCCAAAAATATGTCCAGGTGTAATGAAAATATTTTTCTCCTTCAATATGTTATCTATAAAAGAATCTGAATCGATTCCCTGTGGCAATTTTGCCCACACAAACAAGCCAACAGCATTTTTATCATATTTGCAATTAAGAGCATCTGCCATTTTCCAAACTAAGTTTCTTCGCTGTTCGTAAACACTATTTAAACTTACAAACCATAACTTGGAACTTTTCAAGGCTTCAACCGCTCCTTTTTGAATTCCATAAAACATACCTGAATCCATATTGCTCTTCACCTTCAAAACATGACTTATATAATCGGCATTACCAGCAACCATACCAACACGCCAACCAGCCATATTAAAGGTTTTACTTATGGAATTCAATTCTAAACAAACCTCCTTTGCCCCAGGGTATTTTAGGATACTTCGAGGGTAATCATTTAAAATAAATGAATACGGATTGTCATTCACCACCAAGATATTGTGACGTTTGGCGAAGGCAATTATGTCTTCAAAATTCTTGTTGGAGGCCACAGCCCCCGTTGGCATATGCGGGTAGTTAATCCACATAAGCTTTACCTTGCTCAAATCTGAATTTTCCAAATCCATCAAATTCGGCTGCCAATTATTTTCTTCAGTCAAATCATAAAACTTCGGAATTGCACCAACAAGATTTGTAACAGAAGAATAGGTAGGGTACCCTGGATTGGGTATTAAAACCTCATCCCCAGGGTTAAGAAACGCAAGCGAAATATGCATAATCCCTTCCTTGCTTCCCATTAATGGTAAAATTTCAGTCTTTGGACTTAGGCCAACTTGGTAATGATCATTATAAAATTTTGCCATAGCCTCCCTTAACTCAGGAAGTCCAATGTAACTTTGGTATTTGTTTGCTTCTGCTAATTGCAGAGATCCCACCAAACCATCCAATGCTTTTTGAGGCGGTTCAAGGTCCGGACTACCAATGCCTAAATTAATGATAGGTTTACCTGCTTCTTTTAAAAGAGCAACTTCCTTAAGCTTCCGCGAAAAGTAATATTCCTGTACGGTCTGTAATCTGGTAGCAGGTTCTATCATTAGTGTGCGTTTTTATATTCTCCCAATACTTTAAAATCCTCAGCCATTATTTCCATAATGGAGCGTGCCTTGGAATAATCTTTATAATTATCAAATGTAACATCCACAAAGAAGGCATATTTCCAAGGCGTTTCAATCTTGGGCATAGACTGTATTTTGGTTAAATTCAATCTGCAATCGCTCATTACGTTCAAAATTGAGGCTAAACTTCCGCGTTTATGCTCCAAGGAAAACCTTAAGGAGGCCTTATTTATCTCTTCTTCAGGCAACACTGAATTGGCAGTTTTTACAATTACAAATCTTGTTTCGTTATGGCTAATGGTTTGGATGCTTTCAGCCAATATCTTTAGACCAAACATCTCAGCTGCCAATTTGCTCGCAATGGCTGCTATTCCTTTTATTTGCCTTTCATTAATTCGATGTGCTACCTCAGCAGTGTCCTTATCTTCAACCAGTCTGATATGCGGATAGCTTTTAAAGAATTGCTTACATTGAAGAAGCGCCATAGGATGTGATACAACTTCCTTAATATCCTCAATAGATTGCCCTGGCAAAGCCATTAGGTGATGTTGTATATCTAGATAATGCTCACCTATAATATGCAACTTATTCTGGTCTATTAAAGCATAATTTGGCAAAATGGAGCCGGCAATGGAATTTTCAATGGCCATAATAGCAGCATCGCAGTCTCTTGAAAGAATCTTACCTACAGTTTCGTCAAACGACAAACACTCAACAACTTCGACTTGTTGTCCAAAATAGGCCTCCGCCACTATGTGATGGAAGGAACCTTTTACACCTTGTATGGATACCGATTTTATCATAAAAAAAAGTCCCGATATTTCATCGAGACCTAATTATTCATTTATGCTTTTAAAACTTAAACATATAAGGTCTCGTTCCTTTTACCAAAAAAGAAATAAAACCAGTAATATGTAAAGTTCTGTGTTGTCATTTTTTCAATTCGCGGCTAAAGTAATTATTATTTCCATTTTACAAAACTATACTAATTATTTTTTGCTGAATTTTTTAAAAGATTAGAGAATTACCATTTTAAACACATTAGAATTAAATAATCTCTATTTTTGAACAAATTGAATTCTTATGTCTATAAAGGTTGAACACCTAAGTAAGATTTATGGTAGCCAAAAGGCGCTTGATGACGTTACATTTGAAATTGATAAAGGTGAAATTGTTGGTTTCTTGGGGCCAAATGGCGCTGGAAAATCCACGATGATGAAAATTCTAACGACCTACTTAGAGCCAACTGAAGGACTCGCTTATGTAAATGACGTTAATGTTGAGACGGACCAGCGTAAGGTTCAAAAATCAATTGGATATTTACCGGAACACAACCCTTTACATTTAGATATGTATGTAAAGGAATATTTAGCCTTCAATGCAGATATTCATGGCGTTTCAAAGGACCGAATTTCTAAAGTTATTGAATTAACAGGGCTCACCCCTGAAAGTCACAAAAAAATAGGTCAATTATCTAAAGGTTACCGTCAAAGAGTAGGCTTGGCTACTGCTCTGCTTCACGACCCTGACGTTTTAATATTAGATGAACCAACTACAGGCTTAGATCCCAATCAGCTAGTGGATATTCGAAATCTTATTAAATCTGTCGGTTCCAATAAAACAATTTTCCTCTCCACGCATATTATGCAGGAAGTGGAAGCGATGTGTAAACGTGTTATTATAATTAACAAAGGGAAAATTGTAGCCGACCAATCGCTGCAAGATTTAAAGGGCAGCCAGCAACAGATTATTGAGGTTGAATTTGATTATCGCGTTGAGGAAGAGTTAATTAGCGAAATTAAACATGTTGCCTCTGTACAAAACGTATATGACTTTGTGTATGACATCACTTTTTCTGTACAAAAAGATATGCGCCCTATAATATTTGATTTTGCTCATGATAACGGCCTAAGAATTCTTAAACTCAACCAGAAAAACAAAAATCTAGAAAGTCTTTTCCACGAATTAACGGCTAACTAATCAAGGATTTTTAGTTCACCTGTATAATAGGATTGCACATCTATTTCGGATGGACGATTTACAAGTATTATGTCTCCTGTACCTCTAATTTCTCCTTTGATGGATTGAACAGGATGAAGTATTAAATCGTTGCTACTACGTTGAAAAACATCAATATTTTGAGCAATAAGTCCTGCACCTTCAAATCGGGCATTTCCGGCAGCAAAAAAGACATTCAAATTATTCACTTCCCCAGATATAAAACAGTGCGAAATATTGTTTACAGTAACATTTAACGATTCTCCCTTAAATTGAATTTTAAAGTTTGCACTGTTATGGGTTACCGTAGGATCATTGAAATCTTCGGATTGTAGACTTAAATTTGGATATTCCAAAACCCCGTCGCTAATAATATCTTGTGTTGAACTATTTCTAATTTCCACCAAATTAGGAGAGGTTATAAAAACCTTTGTATTATTATAATCGCGTAGAATATTACAGGAGTTTTTATCCTCGATGGTTAATCTCCCATTTTCTACCTTAGCACTAATTTCTGGTATCAAATTTTTGCCAGATTCAACAATTACCGTCTGTCGGGGACCCTTTTTCACTATCAATTGAACCCTTTCAAAAACAGTAATTTTATCAAAAGATGGCACTATGATTTCTTTAGTAACCAAATCTCCCGTGGTTTGAAAGCAATCTGGGCTATTTTCAGAATCGCATGAAAAGATAATTAGCATTAAGATTAATAATTCCTTTTTCATAAACGTACACCCATTCCGAACTCTAAACATTCTGCCCTAGCCCCATGTGATTTTAAAGTTAATGCAGCAAACAACCTATTACTCAAATAATATTTCAATCCAATTCTATTATAAATCCTTCCCTCAAAATCAAAAGGATAGTAAACATAATACCCAACCTGAGTTAATAGTGAGAGTTTATTAACGTATAATTCATGCCCTAAAAAAATGCCAGCTCGTTTATAATCTTCATCACCCTTAATGTCATCATTAGGAAAGGCAACGGATTTATAATAAATAAATTCTTTCAGAAATTTAGAAATGAAAGCGTCCACTCCAAACTGTAAACCAGAAAATCTTCCAAGCCTCTTATCCACATAAAATGAACCAACAAAAATCGGAAATTGCCCCATCCCCACAACATCACTTTCGTTAATTCCTCCCCTCAAAACCAAATTATAATGCAAGGTCTCTTTATAATCCTTGGCTTCTTCCGCCTTAATATATTGCCAATCGTTTTGATAATTAAAATCATAACTAAAACCAGCATTGATAATAATTGTATTTGTTGAAGTATTAGGGGCTTTAATATTAGCATTGGAATAATGGATTAAACCAGTTCCAAATTGCAGACCTAAACCTTTATAAATTCGTTGTTTATAATTTAAAAGAAGATTAGTATTACTTAATAATCGAGAACCATAAACATTATTTTGAAAATTGGAAACCCTATCAAATGGATTTGTATTATATGCAATACCCTGGGCGATTTTCAGCATTAAATGGCGTCGAAAAAAATAGAAGTTCATATGGGCTAGCAGCCCATAATTATCTCCCAAAAATTCATTTTTCATATCTTGATAAATGAACGTGAGACCATAGTCTGGGTATCCAAATCGGGAATGCCACTCTTTTTCTCCGAATGTCTTTTTATTATAGGATAAACTAAAACCAGTAGGATGTCCTGTAATTAAATGTCCAACATCCGAATCGTGCTCCAAAATACTTCCATAATAACCATAGACATCAATACTATTGGAGCGTATGGCATTTTGTGCTAAACAAGAAGAAACAGCGATTAAGATAAAGCAGGTTAAAACAAATTTCATGGAAGCAATTCTTCCCCAAAAATAACCTAATATTAAAAAATTGCCTCAGCTATTTTTTTAATGTTGTCACTTTTTCCCATTGAATAATAATGCAAAACCGGAGCCCCAGCTTTCAATAGCTCTTTGGATTGCTCTATACACCATTCCACTCCTACTTGCCTTACCTCGGCATTGTTCTTGCATTTTTCCACTTCAGAAATAAGCTCTTCTGGCAAGTCTATTTTGAACACTTGTGG belongs to Aegicerativicinus sediminis and includes:
- a CDS encoding acyloxyacyl hydrolase; protein product: MKFVLTCFILIAVSSCLAQNAIRSNSIDVYGYYGSILEHDSDVGHLITGHPTGFSLSYNKKTFGEKEWHSRFGYPDYGLTFIYQDMKNEFLGDNYGLLAHMNFYFFRRHLMLKIAQGIAYNTNPFDRVSNFQNNVYGSRLLSNTNLLLNYKQRIYKGLGLQFGTGLIHYSNANIKAPNTSTNTIIINAGFSYDFNYQNDWQYIKAEEAKDYKETLHYNLVLRGGINESDVVGMGQFPIFVGSFYVDKRLGRFSGLQFGVDAFISKFLKEFIYYKSVAFPNDDIKGDEDYKRAGIFLGHELYVNKLSLLTQVGYYVYYPFDFEGRIYNRIGLKYYLSNRLFAALTLKSHGARAECLEFGMGVRL